tatttagaaaatggtCATGTCATGACAGAGAATCTGTGAAAATCATACTCCTCTGCCCACTGTCTGCCTTGTAGCATTTCTATTGACCTTTCTGCACATgaagtaaaaaagacatttagagCTGAAAAGTCTGGAACGCAGCTGtgaatcatgtcagtcactgtttgtgaatttgtACAAACTGTCAAATtaagcattcattcattcattttctgtaaccgctcaCCCTGGTACAGGGTCAAGTTGGGCCTGGAGCTTATCCCAGgcagggtgcaccctggacaggtcaccagactatcacagggctgacacatagagacagacaaccattcacactcacattcacacctacggacaatttagagtcaccagttaacctgcatgtctttggactgtgcgaggaagctggagcacctggaggaaacccacactgacacagggagaacatgcagacacacactagGGTCCAGATGGCTGGCAGATAGATTCGAACGTGGAACCCCTCTTGCTATAAAGTGGCAGTGCTAACCAATGTTCCACCATGCCGCcccaaactaggcagtgctggtCAACTTttaatcaagattctgttactgcattgcctgtttctcacctcaaatgtccATCTCCATGTCGGTCGACCATTTTCAACATGGCAGCTGGGTCGCAAaccttctcattttacagctaaacagtgcactaaaatatgtctctgcagacatttgaggtgagaaatcagcaatacagtaacagaatcttggctcatatttgatcagtgctgcctagtttcaAAGTTTGACCACAGGtaatgagcagtgattgacagttGCCTTTGAGATTGCTCGGcagtgattggttgtttttggtgaACCATGGttgattctagcaaatgccagtAGAGGCAGTAGGAAAAAGAGGATATAGAAGAATATAgtaagttattttaataaaagttactAACTATTGCTTTGATATACAGTCCAGTTCTTTATGTCAGTAGTAAATAAATCTTtagctacacatttttttttcttttggaggaaataaaaatgataagcTTCCTGGAAGTAGGCCTCTACTGTGAGGACAGTTTTGCCTGTGTGAGTTTATTGAATTCTACTCTTTATACAATAGCACCACCTTGTGGTCATAAAGTATCAGTGTTCAGTGTGGTCAGTGCTTTGCAAACTTACGACTTGTCCATATCATTGTTTTTGAACAGCCAGAAGTTGGTGGACTCCAGCCCCAACTCCTCTTCAGTCCCATCAAAGCCTGAGAAGACCAGGAATGATCCTCTGCCGTGTCTCATCATGTTCAGTCTTTCCTGAATATCTACAATATGGGAAAGTTTACAGTCACTTTCTCCTGATTTTCACAATGATAGTTAATATATTTCAgagtattcatttatttaagaaGGATCTGTTGCTCACCTGTCTTGACTCGGATCTCAGGGGGAAGAAGTTTCTGGAAGGTGGTGAAGATACCACAGTTTGAAACAACCACAGGTGCATGAACCTCCACTTCCTCCTGACCTTTCCTCACTTTCACACCTGTAGCACATACAGGAAGTCTTTAGTCAGTTACCTGTTGAGGATGGTGTCtcataaaaaatgtgaaaaatggaaCTTGGATTTCGTACCATAAGCTGCTCCCTTGTCATTAACCAGGATCTCAGAGACGGGAGCTCTGACCAGGCAGTTTCCTCCGTATTTCTGAATGGTGCGGATGATGTGGAAGGCGATCTCGCTGGCACCACCTTTAGGGTAGTAGGCACCACGTTTGTAGTGATGAATCAGGAGCGCATTGATCAGAACACTGGAGTCCTTTGGAGGTACACCTAAATATACACGGAACGAAATTGAAACTCTGAACTCGGAAGACCCTAAATTACTGTCATTAACAAAAAGAACATGAAGTGCAAATAGGACtcataaaaacttttaaaagagCTTCTTCTGGGTTTTGTTTGGTCAACCCCAACACTCAATGCCCAAAAAAGCACACTTGTTGTAACACAGAACACTTGTAATGCAACCCACCGTAGAAAAGATAGGAAAAGATGACGTGGAGGTCCTTGTTGCTGGTCAGAGTGTTCACCAGGTCTGTTGCACATGTGCCAGAGAGGCGGAAGACCGGGGTGACGAGGTTTGCGAGGCCTGACTTCAGCAGGAATAAAGACACCCACTGTGGGATCAGCTTTAGAGTTGCCAGGTAGTGAGTCTTCTTAGCTGAGACCTGTTGGGGCACAGACGATGTTTGGGGTTCATAattttgttgttatattttgGACAGACGACGCTGAAAGATGTGTCCTCTAGTTAACAGCACCTTCATGATTTTGAAGAACTTCTCAATGGCCTCTGTGTCATCAGGGAATTGCTTCATCAGATGGGCTTTCATCTCAGTTTTACCGGAGAAGATGGTGTAGTCTCGTTTCTCATCGCCCAGCCCAATCTGGATGGTGTCGAAGTGTTGATTCAGCTCCTGGAACTCCAGCTGGCCCTCGGAGAGCTGGTCGAAGGCAATGCGCAGCAGACTGTTCTCATGGACCTGACCAATGTAGTGAAGCCCTGGAGAAGAAAGAGCGGAACAGGAACATGGATTAGAGTTATTGAAGACACACTGAGGAGATAAACAGCTTTGATATCCTAATGCGTTGTTGTTCCTCTTGAGGTCACAATGTACAAAATTTCACTTCACATAACATTTAATTTCTAGCTTACAGGCATGAACACAAATGTACTGGGGCGGTTTTCAGACAAATGTGAAGCGGTCAgaatgagagtcagcacctcaaAGTGTGAGGCCATGATTCTCTGCTGGGAAACTGTGGACCACCCCTTCTAGGTTGGGAGACAGTTATTGCCCCAAGCGAATGCgctcaagtatctcggggtcttctTTACAAGTGAGGATAAAATGGAGCATGATGGACAGGTGGTTTGGTggagtcagcagtgatgcaggtgctgcaCTGCACTGTTGTTGTGAAGAGGGAGATGAACCTGGTGgcaaagctctcgatttaccgttcctatgtcccaaccctcacctatggtcatgatcTTTGactagtgaccgaaagaatgagattgcggatacatCTTATCTTATAAGTTTCAGAAagggctgggctcagccttagagataagggttaggagctcagacatccggagggagctcagagtagagccgctgctcctttgtgtcgaaaGGGGCCAGTAGAGGTGCTTTGGgaatctgatcaggatgcctcctagaCGCCTCCCATCTCCTGAAGATTTCCAGGCTTGTCCAGTTGGTAAGGGGCAAACCCAGAACACGCTAGAGGGAtaatatatctcatctggcctgggaacgagTTGGGATCCCCCAGGAACATGTGgggtgttcatgtgttcatgtggttCGGTAGGAAGGGTTTGATGCCCCTTCCACCACTAACTATTACTACTCTTGACGGAACTGTTCTAGACCAAGTCACTGAATATAAATATCTGGGTATCTGGCTTGACAGCACTTTGTCTTTCTCGCACCACATTGGCAAGTTACAGTCTAGGGTCAAATCTGAGTTAGgttttttatacagaatgcgttCTACTTTCACTGCCTCTGCAAAGTTAACTCTTGTTCAAATGACCATCCTCCCCATGTTAGATTATGGTGACGTCATTTACAGGTCAGCTTACAAGGGCTTGCTCCAGACTAGATGTTCTCTATCACTCTGCTATTCGGTTTGCTACAAATGCACCATTTAAAACGCATCACTGCACTCTTTACTCCTCTGTAAACTGGCCATCCCTACATACCCGGCGTAATATTCACTGGTTTATGCGTATATATAAAACTCTCCTTGGTCTGTCTCCTCCTTATCTGTGTCGTTTGTTGCAAACCACATCTGCTGCCTGTAACACTCGTTCTGCTCACCATATTCTGTTGAAAATTCCCAAAACAAATAGTGTACTTGGACAGTCGTCTTTCCAGGCTGCTGCAGCCAAGGACTGGAACGATCTGCAAAAAAAGCTAAAGCTGGAAAACTTCATTCCCAAGTCAATTTTCAAGGGCACGATTTTGGACATTCTCACTGAAACATGCAGCTGCTCTTGACCCAGTAGTATTTCTTTCTGGAACTTCTGTCTGTCGGCTGCCTTCTGTTTGCTCATTGTATGCTTCTTCTTCCTGctgctattgttgttgtttgtctgtttgtatgtttgttgtttgttgcattgcttgttttgttattttgctgATGTTGCATTGTCCATCCTGCTGCATGTGCTGCTCTCTGTTAGCCACTTTatgctgtttgtcttttatGTGGTGCACGttgtatgtgttgctgtttcttttatcttttgATACCCCTCTAATCCCTGTCCCCTTCTCCTCAAGAGGCTCTTGCCTTTTGCCAGGCTGCCATTGTAAATAAGAATTTGttcttaatgacttgcctggttaaataaaggttaaataaataaaaaataaaaaaaagaacagctgGGAAATGTTGAAGAGGGACGTCGCAAGTGCCTTACTTTGCCTGCTGTCCTTGCGattggccccggataagcagatgaaaagcATGAAAGCTTTTCAGTCAGTCGAtgatttttcaagcaaaatgccaaatattctcTAGTTCCAACCTCTAAATTATGAGGATTTCCTGCTTTTCATCATACTTGATGACAAAGTTGGAATGTTTCAGATTTTAATTGGACAAATTAGGAGGTCCATCTGAGGGCGTCACCTTGGGCTTTGGAAAATTGTGATTTTTGcctattttttgacattttgacagTCCCGAGAGAATGAAAGCTTGATTTCCGgcacaaacaacacagaaaGAGGGTAGTGCTTTTGTTTGTCCCCTGTAGCTATCCTGAGTATCAGTGTAAGGTCGCATTTCTGTAGCAGAAATGTCAGGTGGTGGAATAATCCAAAGTAAAtatggaaaacaaaatgcagtgtgtgCAGTATTTGTTAGGCTTTGTTCAGTTTTCATTTAAAGTGAAAAGTGgtatgttttcagtctgtttgaaGAAATGCATCAGTCACATAAATTACAAGCACTCTTACCAACATCAAACTCAAAGCCTTTCTCTATGTAGGTGTGGCAGCAGCCTCCTGCCTGGTCGTGTTGCTCCAGCACCAGGACTTTCTTCCCTGCTTTGGCCAGCGTGGCCCCAGCCGCCAGTCCACCAATACCACTCCCAATGACGATGACATCCAGGTTTTGGGGCACTTTGTCGAGGCTGAAAcctggacagaaacacacagagcttTCAAGGTAACATTTATCATTCCAGTTCAGTCAGTTTAgataaagttgtaaatgttattAAGAGCAAGTGCTGCAACTGATGAATCAAAAAGTGTTTGCATAATACAGTCTGAAGGTTTCACTGCACACCTCTCTGGTCTGCTGCTCCAGTTCCTGTATCTGATCTCCTCTTGGTAATAAACAGTAGATTAGACTGGGAACACAATCCTCTGGGCCATAATCTAATTAAGATAAAGCccacaggtggaaaaaaaaataactgtactTCTGCTTTTTTAGGTCTTATCTGAACTGAGTTATGACACAGCTAACAGGTCATTTAGATAGCTGTATCGGCACACCTCAGCATATTGTACAGTCAACTAATTGTGTACTGTATCCTCtttgaaatttattttattgcctTCTCTTACATCCTTTGAACTATTCTAGGATAGCTTTTGCTTAGGTATTCACAACACACCCAAGACTCACTTGAAGCGGTGTTAATTCAttgtaatttaaatgtttttttttttgccattttattATGATAAGTGAGTAAACATGTGATAATTTTTTGCTtgctattttttcctttttggcaGATGCTCACTGAGGTGTTaaatttttgctttaaaaacaaaaaactcatACTGACATGTTAGTGTataatattttttgtataaCCAATGGAATAAAAAGAGTCTGGAGTCAAGAATCTAGTTGTGATTTAACATTTTTAGaccacattttacattttaagtgTGCACTTTGTCTGGGAGGTTACAGACAAGTCATACATTAACATATTAATATAATATCGTAATTATTGAATGTATTGTTTCTTGTTAAATTGTGTGCCTACGGAGCTCATCAGGCGTACTGGCAGAAAATGCACTCTTATATCAAAGTATTGCACCAATTAATTGTGATGCTGCAGAAGAGCTTTTTTAAGCtgcagtaattttaccttgcttgATGACTTTGTCCCGCTTCTTCTGATCAAACTCTCGAGGCTCAGGGGGTCTCACTGACTCCAGGGAGAAAGGGCTCGGTTTCCCAAACAGGTACCAGTATGTGCCACCGGCCCATATAACCAACCAGACTAAGAAAATTAAAAGCCACATTGTTGAGACGATGAAATCTATGTTTGAGCAGCAGTGGCAGGTTTATACTGAACACTGTTCTCCTCATGAGGCTCCTTTTTATCGCACTGAGTGCCAAAGGTCTGGAGAGGAGGGTCAGGAGTTTTTCATGTAACGCCATATGTGTTATGACGAGCAATAAAGATTAAGAGGGGAAGGTTTTTTGCGACGACAGTGTACCCATCACAATAATGTGACATTTAGACAAAGGATCATTTGTGAGCACAGAGAAAAACTTGAAATGCAAATAAAGGGCACTTCTTTTTTAGCTGCTCCATTTATTTACTTGTCTTTTAAAAGCACTAAGAGAACTATTATATATAGACATAACTTGTGGAGGTAATCTGCACAATGGAAGTCAATGGTTTTAAAGTAAACAAAGTGACTGTTCAGAGGTCAAAAATTCACTTCTGATCTGAAGGTTATgacacattttgtttctctcctgTTTGTTCTGTGATTATTCCGTCATCACAAAGAGCTCTTCCTACATATGCCCACAGTTGCGCTTATCTAATAAGACAATTTAGATAAAGACTACATTatgctgtgtttatgtttttataacaGTGCAGTTGTTGTAACTGCAGCTTATCATTTCAGATCCAATAATGAGTCTGCGTCCTTGGGGAAGCATTAGGGTCTAGATTTTTATTTCTGAGATGCAAAACATTGAGTCATTTCACTGTGCAAATCACTCTAATAACACTGGAGGTAATTGTCCTACCATATCCACAATATTTTTCTCCTGAAGAAGGATAGTAGATGTAAAACGTAAATCTGTAACTCGTGTAATCTATGcgataacagattttttttactaCAGCCCTGACATGGACTTTTGTACTCGAGTTACACACTAATTCAATTCATCTTAACTGATAGCTTAAATCTATAGCCAGTGATAAGATAAATCACAGCAAAGTGACAGACATCTGATACATAGATTATATTTAGTGATACTATTCACTGGTCTTCTTCCCCCTCAGTAGTCTTGtacattttggtcattttgcattgctttaaccctttaaaacctggactgacatcacttttcttgtgctgtgtTCAGAtgcctttcacaagtatttaaacctttgaaccttcAGCACATTGGtgtgattttatttaaaaatatgggggggaaaggcaatgagcaacttggtaagaaatttcccacaaaatgcaaaaaaaaaggaaaaatagtaataataataaataataatacaaaaataataaataataataaaaataaataatatatttttttaaatagggGAAAACTATGTTTAgaaccattattattattgttattattattactactattattattatattttaaaattatgtcacagaattattataatttttatgtTGTCTTTCCAGGTCATTCCCTTGTTTTTaacttcctttctttttttcttgtttttcttactaattttcctgtttttaattttctctttttactgatttcttgcaattttttgggtcatttcttctttcattgctcattgccATCTTCCcatgttttattgttattattatcatgtaCCCATGCAGTACTATTAAGTAGACCTTGGGGTAAGCATACCTCCATTTGAGAAACAATGACATAGAGGACCTACAGTGGCCTTCACTTCAACGTAAAAATGTGATAGGCCCAATCTAGAGCCAGAGTTTGGTTTGTCTCTTTGGGGCAACAGTCGAAACATGGCGGTTCAACATTGCAGGGTTCGTAGAACAGGACCTGCTCCCTAcgtaaatataaacagctcattctaatgtaacaaaaacataacaattcttattttcaggtgattatacactaacagaaacatgcttattatattatattagtccatacccattgagtacagcataccatgacttagtcataccaaaaattagaaaaaaacaaaacaaaatttttctgttgttatagcgccacccagttgccaattagagttaaatttctccagtcaccttgaggcatcctgttctacatatctaccaagtttattaaaaatccatatggtggttaggcctagataagaaatgagctctctagcaaaaaattcaaaaattcaaaatggtggaaaatctatataaccggaagttatgggttcttgagttaaatgtgttcctcatgaggagaggcatctctgtgcaaagtttcatgtctctacgacatacggggcatgagatatgcccattcaaagtttgcaatttcagttggttgctatagcgcccccctttggccaattgatgtaatattgcttcattcgcatcctcctaTGACCccctaccactgtgccaaatttcacatggattgaccaagtcagtgaggagaaaaacatgaaacagagacacacacaaacacacacacaaaaacacacacacacccacacacagagatttcgtcattatatagtaaaatAGTAAGATTGCATTTCTGCCAATTTACCGCTCTAAAGAAACtatgagagaatgagagagaatgagtgtgttgtaatccgagcttctctgtggtttgacGTTGCATGTGAGACCCTGTGTGTATATGCCACTGGCTAGCTAGCTGCCGTAGCTTTGAATTGCACTCATACAGCCATAACTGCTGATATTAGGAGGGATGACATCGTTTCCCCCTGATTAACTgtttgtcagcactgttgccatcgTTTGCACTGTTCGcactgttagcaccgttagctgctaccCTCCTGCTCAGGcgcctccatgttgagagccgtgtgcagacaactTCTGAATCTTAAATAGaggtcctttaaaaaaaattgagttTCCTTTTAAGACATATactattttacatttctgtagaATCTCAGAAACATGGGAAGAGATTAATATTTTTTGAAGTTACATATTTGAAATCAGAGTATCAACGTCAGTGCCACCAGCTCCAGTGTTACAACATCCTTTGCAATTTAATTGAAGTGGGCAGTTTAAAGGTTCAGAGGCCGTGTTGACCTCTGTGTTAAGCCAAGCTAAGACTTTGACATTGAAGTAAAATATCACCAAGGTCctctaaatcagtggttcccaactggtgcagccacagggtccagatttctcctcagtcattagttcaaggtccacgcaGTTTAATAcgttcagcgtcatacttgtgttagACCATGTCGTCGAcccagtttgctgtctctgtcaagtggctgtccattagtcactcactctacagcaggaaacagcatttcagaataaatgttctgtggcagaaattaaatgcactttaaaatgatttgggttttttacaaacttgacacatttgcgagtcacttgcggtccattcagaatgggcctgcgacccaccagctgggaaccactgctctaaatgATAAGTGATAAATATGATAAATAGGTCACTATGATGACTAAAAAGCTTTAATGCTGCAcgaattttgtttgtttacacatTTTTCCAATCGTAGAAATTAAGAAAACTGAAGTTACATTCACACTGATAGCTGTGCTGCGAATGTTGAGCGaacaaatgtgtatttgttgCTGCGCAGATTGACAATGACACTAATTGGATGGAGAGCTCGAAGTGGAAGCTGGGATGAAGCTGTTGGAATGAGCTTAAAGACTTGGATGCAGGAAGCAGCTCTGTGTCAACACTGTGACCGACTGTGCCGCAGCAGAGAAATCCTATTAAGAATTAGACTAAGCAGTAGCTGCGCGACTCCTGTGACTTTGCCCCGCTTCTTACAGCAGCACAGATCAGTGTCATGTTGACTTCTGCTGATTTATGCATCAAACACTATCTGGTCAAAGATTAGCCACGATGATATCAGGAGATGGAGGTGCAATAAAAGTGAGATATGCTCGTGTGGATCAATGACGAGAGGagtcaggtcaggtcaaagcTTTGTACAGCTATTTGCATTTAATTACAAATTGACAAAGAAACATTTTCATATCAACAGGTACATACAGTAGTCCGGTGATGGGAAAGGGTCTCTCCTGGTAGCATTACAAATCTGTTTAACTACTGTACATTTCATCCACATGACGTCTACAGGGATATTCCAGCAGTGTAACCAGCTCTCATAAAAAACTGTGTGACTATTCCCTGTAGGTCTGTTTGCTATGTTACTATGCAGCCTCCCTTGTCTCCCTTGTAGGGGTTCTTGTCATCTGGAACGCCCTTTATCAGCGGATCATTTGGTACCAGTGCCtcaacaaaagtaacagtctctGCACAGTTTGCAGCCACCTGTTGTtggagaggagagatggagacaAATGTAAGTGTGGCAAACAAAATCACCTTCTCACAGACATAAAGATGGAAATTTGAGGCATGCTGCATATTTAATAGCAGATTTTGCACAAGGAAACCAAAGACAAAAGTAGataaagtatttcctgttgtgtcGAGGCATTTGCAGCTTCAATTAAATATgatattaaacatatttttttttacatatgacGGCAAGAAAAGATGATATTCTGTTTTACTTACTGGTGTCCTAGCTGTGCTAACTTCCTTCTTCAACTGCTCCAACTCCATTTTCAAGATTTCCTTATCTGACATATCCCGAGCCATCCTGACTGTAGGAggaaatcaaaatcaaaaaagtcaCAACAGAGGCCCAGACGTGAGCGTACTCTCCATATATTTCAGTTTCAGTAACACTCCTTTGACAAATTAGATATAAATCCAGCATAGACAAATGTTTTAGCCATGTCGTCTTTACCTGTTGAATGGTGGGATCCCCAAAATCAGAGAACTGTGTTAGCTCCTAAGAGCTCATCGACTGTGTGCCTCCCTGTTGTCCGGTCGCTTCCTCACACTGACTGATCCGTGCCGTCCCACTGCTCTTCATCCCAGCTGATCCCTCGCTGCTGGCTTTTGGGAGAGGTCGGCACAGGATTGGACCTGATGTCACCAATCCCCCGTGATGAGATTAAACAATCAGGAGCCGTAACCTCTGAACAGGAAGGAGGAAGGGAAGAGATCTGACGACCAGGTGGAGAAAGTGAGCACTGAAATAGAATGATAGACGTGTGAACATCACATAGTGTGTTACTAACTGTAAACTGTGGTGCACATACCAAAATACATACATGTTAGGCAGGGGCGGAGTGTGAGACAAAGGGCCCCATCACTTTGTGatagttttgtgtctttacCGGGTCGGTATGTGCTAATCTGACATCTGACATTTTGCAACCAACACTGTGGGCCCCTTGGCCTGTGCGCAgtaggcccgttcagtaatccatccatgactcTAAGCTTATAAGTTACTTGCTTCACGTTACTGTTATTTTAATATCCTATCAGTAGCTAACCCTTACATGTAACGTAGCTATGCACCATCATAAACACAGGGTCGTGTGCCAAGAGGAAGGAGGCCAAGTCTTTGCCACTGATTTGATTACATGCTTTAATCTCACAGTCTATCCAATCAGTTGCTTTAAGTCGCGCAACGTCATCCTAGTAAACAAATGGTGGACATGAAGAAGCCACTTAATATGCAACGGACTGAcgctgttgtttttgtgaataaataGATTAATTTTTGCTGAAGGCATCTTTACAGAGACAGA
The nucleotide sequence above comes from Epinephelus lanceolatus isolate andai-2023 chromosome 21, ASM4190304v1, whole genome shotgun sequence. Encoded proteins:
- the LOC117246709 gene encoding inactive all-trans-retinol 13,14-reductase is translated as MWLLIFLVWLVIWAGGTYWYLFGKPSPFSLESVRPPEPREFDQKKRDKVIKQGFSLDKVPQNLDVIVIGSGIGGLAAGATLAKAGKKVLVLEQHDQAGGCCHTYIEKGFEFDVGLHYIGQVHENSLLRIAFDQLSEGQLEFQELNQHFDTIQIGLGDEKRDYTIFSGKTEMKAHLMKQFPDDTEAIEKFFKIMKVSAKKTHYLATLKLIPQWVSLFLLKSGLANLVTPVFRLSGTCATDLVNTLTSNKDLHVIFSYLFYGVPPKDSSVLINALLIHHYKRGAYYPKGGASEIAFHIIRTIQKYGGNCLVRAPVSEILVNDKGAAYGVKVRKGQEEVEVHAPVVVSNCGIFTTFQKLLPPEIRVKTDIQERLNMMRHGRGSFLVFSGFDGTEEELGLESTNFWLFKNNDMDKSMDDFFAMSKEEAPDNIPMMFITMPSAKDPEAKIRHPGKSCMTILTMVKYEWFEEWKDTTVRKRGDEYYNYKMRFAKNLFDWACTLFPKIKDKLVFQDVATPLTNMHYLGAQRGAMYSAEHNLDRFHAESVARNRCNTPVKNLYISGQDVFSCGIAGALHGGLLCASTVLDHIVYIDLLLLKKKLKRRKARELAQLAKKKLQ
- the gngt2b gene encoding guanine nucleotide-binding protein G(I)/G(S)/G(O) subunit gamma-T2b, producing the protein MARDMSDKEILKMELEQLKKEVSTARTPVAANCAETVTFVEALVPNDPLIKGVPDDKNPYKGDKGGCIVT